One Corythoichthys intestinalis isolate RoL2023-P3 chromosome 9, ASM3026506v1, whole genome shotgun sequence DNA window includes the following coding sequences:
- the mmel1 gene encoding membrane metallo-endopeptidase-like 1 isoform X1: MKRWLKVPVRRMGKSESQMDIMEKSSKPGKRGWTVVEIGLCVLLLVVSCALGGLVVLYTSALKEQFQRATVPLKSADKGGQLFRSNLENVCTTADCVTAASRLIQNMDASVEPCDNFYQYACGGWLERHVIPETSSRHSVFDLLRDKLEVVLKGALETESEDDRDAIKKAKILYSSCLNEHVIEQRDSKPLMRLINVIGDWPVASDDWNATSEWSLEDILVTMTARFHKKVLVDMYVWTDDRDSQRHILYIDQPGLGMPSRDYYFNDGNYKKVREAYLHFMVTIAKMTREDRNLTQDDERVWEEMLQVMELETDIANATLPAEERQDVTALYNKMTLNELQNTFSLNGFNWTRFIRGVLATVSLNVELEEEVVVYGLPYLEKMNEVLSKHSVRTMQNYLTWQLIINQVKTLSRRFKDARARYRKALFGTTLEDAWWRECVRYVQTTMENAVGALYVRATFAGESKKMVSDLIGKIQTAYVETLEELSWMDTPSKEKAREKALAIKEHIGYPDHILEKSNQKLDQEYAHLNFTKEHYFENILENLKSESHKSLKRLREPVDPNMWIIGPAVVNAFYSSNRNQIVFPAGILQPPFFSEHQQQALNFGGIGMVIGHEITHGFDDNGRNFDKDGNMLNWWSNYSAEHFKEQSQCMVQQYSKFSWKLAGGQNVSGIGTLGENIADNGGVRQAYKAYLKWVETNGEEPRLPGLDLDHKQLFFLNFAQVWCGAYRPEFASQTIKTDSHSPLQYRVLGSLQNFEAFSEAFQCQKGSPMNPEQKCRVW; encoded by the exons agGTTCCAGTCAGGAGAATGGGCAAATCGGAAAGCCAAATGGACATCATGGAAAAATCGAGTAAACCTGGCAAACGTGGATGGACGGTGGTCGAAATCGGTCTGTGTGTGCTCCTGCTTGTGGTCAGCTGCGCCCTGGGTGGCCTCGTGGTCCTCTATACATCTGCCCTGAAAG AACAATTCCAGCGTGCGACCGTGCCTCTGAAATCAGCCGACAAGGGAG GTCAACTATTTCGCTCCAACCTGGAAAACGTGTGCACTACCGCAGACTGTGTCACAGCAG CGTCTCGACTCATTCAGAACATGGACGCGTCGGTGGAGCCCTGTGATAACTTTTATCAGTATGCCTGCGGGGGCTGGCTGGAGCGGCACGTCATCCCTGAGACTAGCTCACGTCATAGCGTCTTTGACCTCCTCAGGGACAAACTGGAGGTTGTGCTCAAAG GGGCTCTCGAAACAGAGAGCGAAGATGACAGAGATGCCATCAAAAAGGCCAAAATTCTTTACAGCTCCTGCTTGAATGAAC ACGTCATTGAACAGCGTGATTCGAAGCCACTGATGAGGCTCATCAACGTTATCGGCGACTGGCCTGTGGCTTCTGATGATTGGAACGCCACCTCTG AATGGAGCCTCGAGGACATTCTTGTTACGATGACTGCTCGCTTTCACAAGAAGGTTCTTGTGGATATGTACGTGTGGACCGACGACAGAGATTCTCAGCGACATATCCTTTAC ATTGATCAACCAGGACTTGGGATGCCATCTAGAgattattattttaatgatgGAAACTACAAAAAG GTTCGAGAGGCCTACCTCCACTTCATGGTCACCATTGCCAAGATGACTCGGGAGGACAGGAACCTGACACAGGATGATGAGCGTGTGTGGGAGGAAATGTTGCAAGTGATGGAGCTGGAGACAGACATCGCTAAT GCGACATTGCCGGCTGAGGAGCGCCAGGACGTTACCGCCCTTTACAACAAGATGACACTGAATGAGCTGCAGAACACATTCAGCTTGAAC ggttTTAATTGGACACGGTTTATTCGAGGTGTCCTCGCCACTGTGTCCCTCAATGTAGAGCTTGAAGAGGAAGTGGTTGTGTATGGCTTACCCTACCTGGAAAAGATGAACGAAGTCCTCTCCAAACACAGTGTTCG GACCATGCAGAATTATCTCACCTGGCAGCTGATCATCAACCAAGTTAAAACCTTGAGTCGTCGTTTCAAAGATGCCAGGGCCCGTTACAGGAAG GCTCTGTTTGGGACCACACTGGAAGATGCCTGGTGGCGAGAGTGTGTCCGTTACGTCCAGACCACCATGGAGAATGCTGTTGGAGCGCTCTATGTACGTGCGACTTTTGCCGgagaaagcaaaaaaatg GTTAGCGATCTTATTGGGAAGATCCAGACTGCGTATGTAGAAACACTTGAGGAACTAAGCTGGATGGATACGCCctccaaggaaaaggccagagagAAG GCCTTGGCCATCAAAGAGCATATTGGCTATCCAGATCACATTCTGGAGAAGAGTAACCAAAAGCTAGACCAAGAGTATGCTCAT ttgaatTTTACTAAGGAGCACTACTTTGAGAACATCCTGGAGAATCTCAAGTCCGAGTCCCACAAGAGTCTGAAGAGGCTTAGGGAGCCGGTGGACCCCAACAT GTGGATCATCGGTCCTGCCGTGGTTAATGCGTTTTACTCTTCAAACAGAAACCAGATCG TGTTTCCAGCTGGCATCCTGCAGCCACCATTCTTTAGTGAACATCAACAGCAAGCTCTGAACTTTGGTGGAATCGGAATGGTCATCGGCCATGAGATCACCCATGGATTTGATGACAATG GGAGAAATTTCGACAAGGATGGCAACATGCTGAACTGGTGGAGCAATTATTCTGCGGAGCATTTCAAGGAGCAGTCACAGTGCATGGTGCAACAGTATAGCAAATTCAGCTGGAAACTCGCGGGTGGTCAAAAT GTGAGCGGAATTGGCACTTTAGGGGAAAACATTGCAGACAATGGAGGAGTTCGCCAAGCCTACAAG GCTTACTTAAAGTGGGTGGAGACAAACGGGGAAGAGCCTCGTCTGCCCGGTCTAGACTTGGATCACAAACAGctgttttttcttaattttgccCAA GTTTGGTGCGGTGCTTATCGGCCAGAATTTGCCAGCCAGACCATTAAAACAGATTCCCACAGCCCATTACAATACAG
- the mmel1 gene encoding membrane metallo-endopeptidase-like 1 isoform X2, with product MGKSESQMDIMEKSSKPGKRGWTVVEIGLCVLLLVVSCALGGLVVLYTSALKEQFQRATVPLKSADKGGQLFRSNLENVCTTADCVTAASRLIQNMDASVEPCDNFYQYACGGWLERHVIPETSSRHSVFDLLRDKLEVVLKGALETESEDDRDAIKKAKILYSSCLNEHVIEQRDSKPLMRLINVIGDWPVASDDWNATSEWSLEDILVTMTARFHKKVLVDMYVWTDDRDSQRHILYIDQPGLGMPSRDYYFNDGNYKKVREAYLHFMVTIAKMTREDRNLTQDDERVWEEMLQVMELETDIANATLPAEERQDVTALYNKMTLNELQNTFSLNGFNWTRFIRGVLATVSLNVELEEEVVVYGLPYLEKMNEVLSKHSVRTMQNYLTWQLIINQVKTLSRRFKDARARYRKALFGTTLEDAWWRECVRYVQTTMENAVGALYVRATFAGESKKMVSDLIGKIQTAYVETLEELSWMDTPSKEKAREKALAIKEHIGYPDHILEKSNQKLDQEYAHLNFTKEHYFENILENLKSESHKSLKRLREPVDPNMWIIGPAVVNAFYSSNRNQIVFPAGILQPPFFSEHQQQALNFGGIGMVIGHEITHGFDDNGRNFDKDGNMLNWWSNYSAEHFKEQSQCMVQQYSKFSWKLAGGQNVSGIGTLGENIADNGGVRQAYKAYLKWVETNGEEPRLPGLDLDHKQLFFLNFAQVWCGAYRPEFASQTIKTDSHSPLQYRVLGSLQNFEAFSEAFQCQKGSPMNPEQKCRVW from the exons ATGGGCAAATCGGAAAGCCAAATGGACATCATGGAAAAATCGAGTAAACCTGGCAAACGTGGATGGACGGTGGTCGAAATCGGTCTGTGTGTGCTCCTGCTTGTGGTCAGCTGCGCCCTGGGTGGCCTCGTGGTCCTCTATACATCTGCCCTGAAAG AACAATTCCAGCGTGCGACCGTGCCTCTGAAATCAGCCGACAAGGGAG GTCAACTATTTCGCTCCAACCTGGAAAACGTGTGCACTACCGCAGACTGTGTCACAGCAG CGTCTCGACTCATTCAGAACATGGACGCGTCGGTGGAGCCCTGTGATAACTTTTATCAGTATGCCTGCGGGGGCTGGCTGGAGCGGCACGTCATCCCTGAGACTAGCTCACGTCATAGCGTCTTTGACCTCCTCAGGGACAAACTGGAGGTTGTGCTCAAAG GGGCTCTCGAAACAGAGAGCGAAGATGACAGAGATGCCATCAAAAAGGCCAAAATTCTTTACAGCTCCTGCTTGAATGAAC ACGTCATTGAACAGCGTGATTCGAAGCCACTGATGAGGCTCATCAACGTTATCGGCGACTGGCCTGTGGCTTCTGATGATTGGAACGCCACCTCTG AATGGAGCCTCGAGGACATTCTTGTTACGATGACTGCTCGCTTTCACAAGAAGGTTCTTGTGGATATGTACGTGTGGACCGACGACAGAGATTCTCAGCGACATATCCTTTAC ATTGATCAACCAGGACTTGGGATGCCATCTAGAgattattattttaatgatgGAAACTACAAAAAG GTTCGAGAGGCCTACCTCCACTTCATGGTCACCATTGCCAAGATGACTCGGGAGGACAGGAACCTGACACAGGATGATGAGCGTGTGTGGGAGGAAATGTTGCAAGTGATGGAGCTGGAGACAGACATCGCTAAT GCGACATTGCCGGCTGAGGAGCGCCAGGACGTTACCGCCCTTTACAACAAGATGACACTGAATGAGCTGCAGAACACATTCAGCTTGAAC ggttTTAATTGGACACGGTTTATTCGAGGTGTCCTCGCCACTGTGTCCCTCAATGTAGAGCTTGAAGAGGAAGTGGTTGTGTATGGCTTACCCTACCTGGAAAAGATGAACGAAGTCCTCTCCAAACACAGTGTTCG GACCATGCAGAATTATCTCACCTGGCAGCTGATCATCAACCAAGTTAAAACCTTGAGTCGTCGTTTCAAAGATGCCAGGGCCCGTTACAGGAAG GCTCTGTTTGGGACCACACTGGAAGATGCCTGGTGGCGAGAGTGTGTCCGTTACGTCCAGACCACCATGGAGAATGCTGTTGGAGCGCTCTATGTACGTGCGACTTTTGCCGgagaaagcaaaaaaatg GTTAGCGATCTTATTGGGAAGATCCAGACTGCGTATGTAGAAACACTTGAGGAACTAAGCTGGATGGATACGCCctccaaggaaaaggccagagagAAG GCCTTGGCCATCAAAGAGCATATTGGCTATCCAGATCACATTCTGGAGAAGAGTAACCAAAAGCTAGACCAAGAGTATGCTCAT ttgaatTTTACTAAGGAGCACTACTTTGAGAACATCCTGGAGAATCTCAAGTCCGAGTCCCACAAGAGTCTGAAGAGGCTTAGGGAGCCGGTGGACCCCAACAT GTGGATCATCGGTCCTGCCGTGGTTAATGCGTTTTACTCTTCAAACAGAAACCAGATCG TGTTTCCAGCTGGCATCCTGCAGCCACCATTCTTTAGTGAACATCAACAGCAAGCTCTGAACTTTGGTGGAATCGGAATGGTCATCGGCCATGAGATCACCCATGGATTTGATGACAATG GGAGAAATTTCGACAAGGATGGCAACATGCTGAACTGGTGGAGCAATTATTCTGCGGAGCATTTCAAGGAGCAGTCACAGTGCATGGTGCAACAGTATAGCAAATTCAGCTGGAAACTCGCGGGTGGTCAAAAT GTGAGCGGAATTGGCACTTTAGGGGAAAACATTGCAGACAATGGAGGAGTTCGCCAAGCCTACAAG GCTTACTTAAAGTGGGTGGAGACAAACGGGGAAGAGCCTCGTCTGCCCGGTCTAGACTTGGATCACAAACAGctgttttttcttaattttgccCAA GTTTGGTGCGGTGCTTATCGGCCAGAATTTGCCAGCCAGACCATTAAAACAGATTCCCACAGCCCATTACAATACAG